In the Butyrivibrio fibrisolvens genome, one interval contains:
- a CDS encoding HU family DNA-binding protein, producing MEENKMNKSELVDAIAKETGLSKKDSDAAVKAFVDTVTKALKKKDKVQLVGFGTFETVKRAARNGKNPQTGATIKIPASVAPKFKAGKALKDAVNKK from the coding sequence GTGGAGGAAAACAAAATGAACAAGAGCGAATTAGTTGATGCAATTGCAAAGGAAACTGGTCTTTCTAAGAAGGACTCCGACGCAGCAGTAAAGGCTTTCGTTGACACAGTAACAAAGGCTCTTAAGAAGAAGGACAAGGTTCAGCTTGTTGGCTTCGGAACATTTGAGACTGTTAAGAGAGCAGCTAGAAATGGTAAGAATCCTCAGACTGGCGCTACAATCAAGATTCCTGCTTCTGTAGCTCCTAAGTTCAAAGCTGGTAAGGCTCTGAAGGATGCAGTTAACAAGAAATAA
- a CDS encoding complex I subunit 1 family protein: MTKMILILCYIVLAPLIGSILEGFDRKISARMQRRVGPPIRQPLFDVIKLFKKQVIVVDRSQSFLILSYLLLTIMTGCMFYAGVDLLMIFFVLSSAAVFVYFAATVTGSPMSTMGGLRELVQDMAYEPAVLLAAVGFYLTTGSFEIDEIINQDTSAIIKMPGFFVAYVFILTIKMRKSPFDSAQSHHPHQELVKGLTTEMGAKNLAYFQITEWYETMLMLSVEALFIINKNPWSYLAAVLVILATYFLEILIDNTSARMKWKDMLKLSWFITLLAGGVNLMVLMLIG; this comes from the coding sequence ATGACAAAAATGATACTTATTCTTTGTTACATAGTATTGGCTCCGCTTATTGGTTCAATCCTTGAAGGCTTTGACCGTAAGATCTCTGCCAGAATGCAAAGACGTGTGGGACCTCCGATAAGACAGCCACTGTTTGATGTTATCAAGCTTTTTAAGAAGCAGGTTATCGTAGTTGACAGATCTCAGTCATTCCTTATTCTGTCATACCTTCTTCTTACTATAATGACAGGATGTATGTTCTATGCTGGAGTTGATCTTCTTATGATCTTCTTCGTTCTGTCTTCAGCTGCTGTATTTGTATATTTTGCAGCAACAGTTACAGGATCTCCTATGAGTACTATGGGTGGTCTACGTGAACTGGTTCAGGATATGGCATATGAACCAGCTGTGCTTCTTGCAGCTGTAGGTTTTTATCTTACAACAGGATCTTTCGAGATCGATGAGATCATAAACCAGGATACAAGCGCTATTATCAAGATGCCGGGATTTTTTGTAGCTTATGTATTTATTCTTACTATTAAGATGCGTAAATCTCCTTTTGACAGCGCTCAGTCTCATCATCCTCACCAGGAGCTTGTAAAGGGTCTTACAACTGAGATGGGAGCTAAGAACCTTGCCTATTTCCAGATCACAGAGTGGTATGAGACAATGCTCATGCTTTCTGTAGAAGCTCTTTTCATTATCAATAAGAATCCATGGAGCTATCTTGCAGCTGTACTTGTGATACTTGCTACTTATTTCCTGGAGATTCTTATAGACAATACTTCAGCACGTATGAAGTGGAAGGACATGCTGAAACTTAGCTGGTTCATAACACTTCTGGCAGGCGGCGTTAACCTGATGGTTCTGATGCTGATCGGCTGA
- a CDS encoding NADH-quinone oxidoreductase subunit C, producing MSNVMNPEQIHEIIPVDKLLFEVMKKKEAGLRLSQICVAYVNEKYELSYTFADDETYQYSLLRVVIEVFEQVPSICKVYPYAVFYENEMAELFDVNIEMIDVDYHGKFYRIEKEAPMLPAGALEKKAQAEEDEKKRIEEEKRAAEEAARKAEEEARAAEEAKAKAIAEAKAKALAAKAAAAANNNEGGQN from the coding sequence ATGAGCAATGTTATGAATCCAGAACAGATTCATGAGATTATCCCTGTAGATAAGCTCCTGTTCGAGGTTATGAAGAAAAAAGAGGCAGGTCTTCGTCTGTCACAGATCTGCGTTGCATATGTAAATGAGAAGTATGAGCTTAGCTATACTTTTGCTGATGATGAGACTTATCAGTATTCTCTGCTTCGCGTTGTAATCGAGGTATTCGAGCAGGTACCAAGTATTTGTAAGGTATATCCATACGCGGTTTTCTATGAAAATGAGATGGCTGAACTTTTTGATGTAAATATCGAAATGATAGATGTTGACTATCATGGAAAGTTCTACCGTATCGAGAAAGAAGCTCCTATGCTTCCAGCTGGTGCTCTTGAGAAGAAGGCTCAGGCTGAAGAAGATGAGAAAAAGCGCATAGAAGAAGAGAAGCGGGCTGCAGAGGAAGCTGCAAGAAAGGCTGAAGAAGAGGCAAGAGCTGCTGAAGAAGCTAAAGCAAAGGCAATCGCTGAAGCCAAGGCTAAAGCACTGGCTGCCAAAGCCGCAGCTGCAGCTAATAATAATGAAGGAGGTCAGAACTAA
- a CDS encoding carbon starvation protein A, whose product MNAAVLLIVSIAILACGYVFYGGWLAKQWGVDPKRKTPAHELEDGMDYVPAKTPVLMGHHFSSIAGAGPINGPIQAAVFGWVPVLLWVLIGGIFFGGVHDFGALFASLRNKGQSIGEIIDNSMGKKSKRLFLTFGYLTLLLVVAAFASIVASTFGTTTAAGVAVEGATLAANESTAMISFLFIALAIVFGFFVYRKNAPIGIASIFGVLGIVAIVAVGLKFHPIALTYNTWMIVIGAYILVASVTPVWILLQPRDYLSSFLLYFMIAAGVIAVIGAVVTGNGNFSVPAFGDAALKGTGVFTTGTMFPALFVTIACGAISGFHSLVSSGTTAKQLDNEKDAKPVAFGSMLIECVVAVISLCAIGFVWVSASDGTYASPTQVFAGGLSAMIGSFAGEGAQSVMYQMLILAVSVFCLTSLDTATRLARYMLQEFVLENGQSYKDAKGIGRIVGNPIVATAITVVLGVALGLTGYTKIWPLFGAANQLLAALGLIAVCTWLGQAGKNNKMFFVPMVFMLVVTIVSLVQTIIAKVKAFNATGDVWAVIQAAIAVLLVSLSLVLAHTAFKTLKAQHDAKKNKKAA is encoded by the coding sequence ATGAATGCAGCAGTATTATTAATTGTCAGCATAGCTATTCTTGCATGTGGATATGTATTCTACGGCGGATGGCTTGCTAAGCAGTGGGGCGTTGATCCTAAGAGGAAGACTCCCGCTCATGAACTTGAGGACGGTATGGATTATGTTCCTGCCAAGACCCCTGTTCTTATGGGACATCACTTTTCTTCAATAGCAGGTGCAGGCCCTATCAACGGACCTATTCAGGCCGCAGTATTTGGATGGGTTCCGGTTCTTTTATGGGTACTCATCGGAGGTATTTTCTTTGGCGGAGTTCATGATTTCGGAGCTTTGTTCGCATCTCTTCGAAATAAGGGCCAGTCTATCGGTGAGATCATCGACAACTCTATGGGCAAGAAGTCCAAGAGACTTTTCCTTACATTTGGATATCTTACTCTTCTCTTGGTAGTAGCAGCATTTGCTTCTATCGTTGCCAGCACATTTGGTACAACAACAGCTGCCGGCGTAGCAGTTGAAGGCGCTACTCTTGCAGCAAATGAATCAACAGCAATGATCTCTTTCCTTTTCATTGCTCTTGCAATAGTATTCGGTTTCTTCGTATATAGAAAGAATGCTCCAATCGGTATCGCATCTATTTTCGGCGTTCTTGGTATCGTTGCAATTGTTGCAGTAGGACTTAAGTTCCATCCAATTGCTCTTACCTATAACACATGGATGATCGTGATCGGTGCATATATCCTTGTTGCATCCGTTACACCTGTTTGGATCCTTCTTCAGCCACGTGATTACCTCAGCTCATTCCTTCTTTACTTCATGATCGCTGCAGGTGTTATCGCAGTAATCGGAGCTGTTGTTACAGGTAATGGAAACTTCTCTGTTCCTGCATTTGGTGATGCTGCTCTTAAAGGAACAGGCGTATTTACAACAGGTACAATGTTCCCTGCGCTCTTTGTAACAATCGCATGTGGTGCTATATCAGGTTTCCATTCACTTGTATCTTCCGGAACAACTGCTAAGCAGCTTGATAACGAAAAAGACGCAAAACCTGTTGCATTTGGTTCAATGCTTATCGAGTGTGTTGTTGCTGTTATCTCACTTTGCGCTATCGGCTTTGTATGGGTATCTGCTTCAGACGGAACATATGCATCTCCTACACAGGTATTTGCAGGCGGTCTTTCTGCTATGATCGGATCTTTCGCAGGCGAAGGTGCACAAAGTGTTATGTATCAGATGCTTATCCTTGCAGTATCAGTATTCTGTCTTACATCACTTGATACAGCTACAAGACTTGCAAGATATATGCTTCAGGAGTTCGTACTTGAAAACGGACAGAGCTACAAAGATGCTAAGGGTATCGGTCGTATCGTAGGTAATCCAATCGTTGCAACAGCTATCACAGTAGTTCTTGGTGTCGCTCTTGGTCTTACAGGCTATACTAAAATCTGGCCACTCTTTGGTGCAGCTAACCAGCTCCTTGCAGCTCTTGGTCTCATCGCTGTTTGCACATGGCTCGGTCAGGCAGGCAAGAACAACAAGATGTTCTTCGTACCTATGGTATTCATGCTTGTTGTAACTATTGTTTCCCTGGTTCAGACAATCATTGCCAAGGTTAAGGCATTTAATGCAACAGGCGACGTTTGGGCTGTAATTCAGGCTGCTATTGCCGTTCTTCTTGTTTCACTTTCACTTGTACTTGCTCACACAGCATTCAAGACTTTGAAAGCTCAGCATGATGCTAAGAAAAATAAGAAGGCTGCTTGA
- the nuoB gene encoding NADH-quinone oxidoreductase subunit NuoB, with protein sequence MNVKRSPWLLHYDGSSCNGCDIEVLAALTPVYDAERLGVVNTGDPMQADIFLITGGINAQNAPVVKQLYDQMPRPKVVVAVGVCACTGGIFKETYNVLGGADTVIPVDIYVPGCAARPQSIIDGIVQAVALFQQRSDEHDALVKSQKGAN encoded by the coding sequence ATGAATGTAAAAAGATCCCCCTGGCTCCTCCATTATGATGGATCGAGCTGTAATGGATGTGATATAGAAGTTCTCGCAGCGCTGACACCCGTATATGATGCGGAAAGACTTGGCGTTGTGAATACAGGTGACCCTATGCAGGCAGATATTTTCCTTATTACAGGAGGTATTAATGCACAGAATGCACCTGTTGTTAAGCAGCTCTACGATCAGATGCCTCGTCCGAAGGTTGTTGTAGCAGTTGGCGTATGTGCTTGTACTGGTGGTATCTTCAAGGAGACATACAATGTTTTAGGCGGAGCTGATACTGTTATTCCTGTAGATATCTATGTTCCGGGATGTGCTGCAAGACCACAGTCTATCATCGATGGTATCGTTCAGGCTGTAGCTCTTTTCCAGCAGCGTTCGGATGAACATGATGCACTTGTTAAGAGCCAGAAAGGAGCTAACTAA
- a CDS encoding proton-conducting transporter membrane subunit, with protein sequence MWEIPFLICFPLIISVFMYCIRINKIRNAIAYVSAVIIMITVGILVVQWGLSGFEPQEFYVQTRDVDKLIFTADLVLMCVATFLSFKYKRPWISLMSIIPTFAIIWLEFFGPKFDVDGIAHIRVDHLSILMCIIIGIIGSLIIIYAVGYMHGYQHYHTNIPDRRYYFFMILFIFVGAMFGFVLSQSLMWIEMFWETTSICSFLLIGYTQEEEAIFNSFRALWINLLGGCALTVGILYFAIEEHTVSLKAMVELAQVHGDSYSKAAIIGVALIAFAALTKAAQLPFSKWLLGAMVAPTPSSALLHSATMVKAGIYVLFRLAPAMSGTLTGTMISFIGGFTFLSASIMAIAQSDGKKVLAMSTISNLGLMVACAGVGRPETIWAGCFLMIFHAISKSLLFQDIGATENSLHSRDVENMHGLLYRLPVLAVFMFIGICGMFLAPFGMLISKWAALKASVDERNIMLVFFICFGSATTSFYWTKWLGKLIAHTNKPVVRDITKRNEMISLTIHAILMIALCVLFPLLSSTYVDPLLVEMFGESKQVIGNNVLYILIILICFFFAVPILAFIHNKKLQANQKLSYMNGINTGKNDAFVGFMGEDKELVLSNLYFKNVCGQRKLMIPSMAITAAVLIIMLSMIISQTLGGTIL encoded by the coding sequence ATGTGGGAAATACCATTTCTTATTTGCTTTCCGCTTATTATCTCTGTTTTCATGTATTGTATCAGAATTAATAAGATAAGAAATGCAATCGCCTATGTAAGTGCCGTCATCATAATGATCACGGTAGGGATTCTTGTTGTTCAATGGGGGCTTTCTGGATTTGAACCGCAGGAATTTTATGTTCAGACCAGGGATGTTGACAAGCTGATTTTTACTGCTGATCTGGTTCTCATGTGCGTTGCTACTTTTCTTAGTTTTAAGTACAAGCGTCCATGGATCAGTCTTATGTCAATAATTCCGACATTTGCAATCATATGGCTTGAGTTTTTCGGGCCGAAGTTTGATGTAGATGGAATCGCGCATATCCGCGTAGATCATCTATCAATCCTTATGTGTATAATCATCGGAATCATAGGTTCACTCATCATTATCTATGCTGTTGGATATATGCATGGTTATCAGCATTATCACACGAATATTCCGGACAGAAGATACTATTTCTTTATGATACTGTTTATTTTCGTGGGAGCTATGTTTGGATTTGTTTTATCACAAAGCCTTATGTGGATCGAAATGTTCTGGGAGACAACAAGTATATGTTCTTTCCTTCTTATTGGATATACTCAGGAAGAGGAAGCTATATTCAATTCCTTCAGAGCATTGTGGATCAACCTTTTGGGCGGATGTGCTCTTACAGTAGGAATTTTGTATTTTGCCATTGAAGAGCATACTGTATCTCTTAAGGCTATGGTAGAGCTTGCTCAGGTACACGGAGATTCATATTCTAAGGCTGCAATCATAGGTGTTGCTCTTATTGCGTTTGCAGCTCTTACTAAGGCAGCTCAGCTTCCATTTTCAAAATGGCTTTTGGGAGCCATGGTCGCACCTACACCTTCATCTGCACTTCTTCACTCAGCAACAATGGTTAAAGCCGGAATTTATGTCCTTTTCCGTCTTGCACCTGCAATGTCAGGTACACTGACAGGAACAATGATCTCTTTTATTGGTGGTTTTACATTCCTTTCAGCTTCCATAATGGCTATAGCTCAGAGCGATGGTAAGAAGGTTCTTGCCATGTCTACTATATCTAACCTTGGACTAATGGTTGCATGTGCCGGAGTTGGTAGACCTGAGACAATTTGGGCAGGATGTTTCCTTATGATATTCCACGCAATTTCAAAATCACTCCTTTTCCAGGATATAGGTGCTACAGAGAACTCTCTCCACAGCCGTGATGTTGAAAATATGCATGGTCTTTTATACAGACTTCCTGTACTAGCTGTATTTATGTTTATTGGAATCTGTGGAATGTTCCTTGCTCCTTTTGGAATGCTCATTTCTAAGTGGGCAGCTCTTAAGGCATCAGTTGATGAAAGAAATATCATGCTGGTATTCTTCATCTGCTTTGGTTCAGCTACAACATCTTTCTACTGGACCAAATGGCTTGGTAAGCTTATAGCTCATACTAATAAGCCTGTAGTAAGGGATATTACAAAGCGTAATGAGATGATCTCTCTTACGATACATGCGATACTTATGATCGCCCTTTGCGTGCTGTTCCCGCTGCTGTCTTCAACATATGTGGATCCGCTTCTTGTTGAGATGTTTGGCGAGTCTAAGCAGGTTATCGGCAATAATGTTTTATATATACTTATTATATTAATATGCTTCTTCTTTGCAGTTCCTATTCTTGCATTTATCCATAACAAGAAACTGCAGGCTAATCAGAAGCTGTCATATATGAACGGTATTAATACAGGTAAAAATGATGCGTTCGTTGGCTTTATGGGTGAAGATAAGGAGCTTGTCCTTTCTAACCTTTATTTTAAGAATGTATGCGGTCAGCGTAAGCTTATGATTCCAAGTATGGCTATTACAGCGGCAGTACTTATTATTATGCTCAGTATGATCATATCCCAGACACTCGGAGGTACAATCTTATGA
- a CDS encoding bifunctional (p)ppGpp synthetase/guanosine-3',5'-bis(diphosphate) 3'-pyrophosphohydrolase has product MQVLDKIFSENNMYKRLKKAAKAEHLENLDLALEYSIEKHRGAMRKTNRFNKKAQIPYIIHPLMMACQAHALGIKEDKVLAVTMLHDICEDCDVEPSELPFPQEIRDCVDRLTKRKDQSIEEYFAGIAKDSTAAIVKALDRVNNVSTMSNAFSREKVIEYIEETEKYVYPLLDVIKYEYHDYNDAVFILKYHLKSLVESIKCFILQDELEDE; this is encoded by the coding sequence ATGCAAGTATTAGATAAGATCTTTTCTGAAAACAATATGTACAAGCGCCTTAAGAAGGCTGCAAAAGCAGAGCATCTGGAAAATCTTGACCTGGCTCTTGAATATTCTATTGAAAAGCATCGCGGAGCTATGAGAAAGACCAACAGGTTCAATAAAAAAGCTCAGATCCCTTATATTATTCACCCACTTATGATGGCGTGTCAGGCACATGCACTTGGAATTAAAGAAGATAAAGTTCTTGCTGTAACAATGCTTCATGATATATGTGAAGACTGTGATGTTGAGCCTTCAGAACTTCCTTTTCCACAGGAGATCCGTGACTGCGTAGACAGACTAACAAAGCGTAAGGATCAGTCAATAGAAGAGTATTTTGCCGGTATAGCCAAAGACAGTACGGCTGCTATAGTAAAAGCGCTCGACCGAGTTAATAATGTATCTACCATGTCAAATGCCTTTTCCAGAGAAAAGGTTATAGAATATATAGAAGAAACAGAAAAGTATGTCTATCCGCTTTTGGATGTTATCAAGTACGAGTATCATGATTACAATGATGCTGTATTTATCTTAAAGTATCATTTAAAATCCCTTGTCGAATCAATCAAATGTTTTATTCTTCAAGATGAACTTGAAGACGAATAA
- a CDS encoding hydrogenase maturation nickel metallochaperone HypA, producing MSYIMRLAKMAIDTATSNNAKSVESVSIQVGEMTGLIPEYLKRYYPKAVQGTILEGSMLQIEYLPVLVRCRNCSCEYHPDRSNEYLCPSCRGSGSDLLKGREFLIKNIVIND from the coding sequence ATGAGTTATATAATGCGCCTTGCCAAAATGGCGATAGATACTGCTACTAGCAATAATGCAAAATCTGTAGAATCCGTCTCTATACAAGTCGGCGAAATGACAGGCCTTATTCCTGAATATCTAAAACGTTATTATCCTAAAGCTGTCCAGGGAACTATACTTGAAGGTTCTATGCTCCAAATAGAGTATCTTCCGGTACTCGTTAGATGCAGAAACTGCAGTTGTGAATATCATCCAGACAGAAGCAACGAATATCTGTGCCCTTCCTGCCGTGGTAGCGGAAGTGATCTTCTAAAAGGCAGAGAATTTCTTATCAAAAATATTGTTATAAATGACTAA